One Bythopirellula goksoeyrii genomic window, TTTATCAACGTAGCTAATAACCCTAGCACCCAAGGGGTCCACGATGAATGTGATGCACAGAACTATGGGCTCGATGTCAAAGCCCGGCAAAACCAAAGCTTCTACGGAAGCGACTAGAGAAATGCCGTATGAGCTGAAAATAAAGCACTCGGTGGCTCCCTATGTGAGCCGTTCGAAGATGCCAGAGGGAGTAACTCTTCTAATTGCAATGATACAGAATCTAAAAGCAATAGAAAAGTTACTGAAGTCAAACAAGAAAAAGCTCATGGAAGATTTGAAGCGATGGGACAGAGCTATGCATTCCTTCAAAGCCCCGCCAGAAAAAATGTATCGGAGGAAAAGAGTTCAATGGCCAACACAAAAACAAACTCGCGTACATCACTAACCCACAAGGAGGAAATGAGCTAACCAGTGTGGGCAAAAAATAAGACCCTGACTGTTCTAAAGAGCAGCCAGAGCCTTATTAGAGGCCGGCACTTTCTGAGAAAGCGATCAACCAGTGTGGAACCTGCATCTTACTCGCAATCTCTTTGAGTGCCAGCCTCTTTGAGGAATTCTTTCCTCTCTTTTGCACCCCGCGTGTGCCTGTCTAGGCCTACGGTCTAGGCAAATTACCATCCCTTAATTTAATCAGGAGAAATAGCGATGACCCAAACCAACAATCGACAACTTGTTGTCTCGGGAAGCAGTCAGCAATTAGTCACCAAAGCTGGTAGTTCTCACATATCCAGAAACCCAAACTACGACGAACCGGAACTCGATTACGGTGGAGGTGGTCAACCGTTAGTTCTCAAAGGTCGACGCCCCAAACCATTGCCGAAAGGCCCAAGAAGAAAATGCGTCGGGCACCGCTCAGCCGCAGAGGGCCGCAAGCAACTGGTCATCTTCGCAGTAGACGATTCTGCTTCGATGAAGCGGTTTGAAAAATGCTTGGCTGCTTTAGAGGCAATGGTAGAAACCCTCTACCAGATGGTGCTCAAAGGCAACGGTGTTTCAGTCTTCGATGTCGCTATCTTCAAATACGGTGACAAGGTCTTTGCCGTTCAAGAGAATCTTTTAGTGCCCGTGGATGAAGTCGATGAAGACACCTTCGTTTTTCAAGGAAACTCAGGTGGTACGAAGATTAAACTGGCCATGGGATTTGTCGAAGACCTTCTCGTCACTTATGACCAAGATGTTCTTGCTCACAACGAGGACCCGGAGCGTGTCCCACCACCATTAGTGGTGTTGATAAGCGATGGCTACAACGGCGATGGAAATCCCAGACCGGTTGCCGCTCGCATCAAAGAGATGCCCCTCTCAATAGGCGTCTCTCCCATCATTGCCACGGTCGGCATTGAGTATGGCGGTGGTGAACCTCATGTCGAGTTGATGACGGATATCGCCAGCAAAGACGAACGCGGAAAGCCTCTGTATTTCGATATCCAGAATGCTGGGGAACTAGCCGACGTTCTCGCGACCTTGGGAAGTTCTGCAGCGACGTCTGCGACCACGCTTTATCAAGCGACTAAGAACCAAGAAAAGGGGGCAAACCAATAGTGATTGCTCCTCCGAAACCTGCTGACCGTCTCAGTCGATTGCTCAAGCACTACGCACTGCAATTTGGTGAGAGACTTGCACGTGCTGGCTCTCTCTACGAGTCTCACGGACATATTGAGTGCAACGAGTTTGGTATTTCGACTGCAAGTGAAGCAGGTGGAAGGAGGAACAATCAAGATGCGTCCTTGATTTGGATACCGCAGCAGCCCTCGCCAGTGCGTTGGGCTGCTGCGATTTCCGATGGTGTAAGAACTTCTATTCAATCGGAACACGGTAGCCAACTCGCCTGCTATGCGGCTCTAACCGTGCTGTTGCAAAGCTACCAACAAGAGAAAGAACCGAATGCTCAGCCAATCGAACAATGCCTGAAATACTTTTCCAAGCTGGGGACTAAAGTAGGCGAGTATGCCGACCACCTCCGCCCAGAAATGCTCAGTAAGGGAAACTGGAAGCGGGTGCTTCGAGATGGGCGATTCGCTCAAACCACACTAATGGTTGCATGGGAAGATGACCGTGGGCTGACTATCGAGGGTATTGGCGATGGTGGTTACATCCTCAATATCGATGGGCCTTCACTAAGTTATTTGCCGTCTTCAGACGGTCCCGTGAATTGCCTGAGTCCTAGCGGTGTTTGTCTTCGCCGCGACTTCCGCATTGAAGTCCAACACTGGGAAAGTCTCGCTCTGTTTACTGACGGCGTGACCCCAGCCGTATCGATGGAAGGTCTGATTGTTCCAACGAATGCTGCCAAGGAAGAGAACCTGGCGTCTAGCACGCTGGATAACTATCTCAGCGTCTACCCACACCTCATTGATGACAACGTTACTTTACTTACTGCAGCACGGAGGCACCAGCAATGAGCTATCCCGTCATCACTCCAGGCGAAGCAAGAGTCTTGGCAAACAAGACATGGACGCTCGGCGATAGAGAGTTTCGCTTCGGTGAAAGACCTATGCTGGGCAGCGAAGCGTTTGTCTATCCGCTCTATGACTCCGATGAACAGCTTGTCGCCTTCGTGCGGTTTTCTTTACGCGTTTTAACGCCAGAACGTCTGCAACGCACGCAGTGGCTCATTGGTCAGAGACTCGATGAAAAGACACCAGTTTTCAAAGCGGCACCCTACTCATGGCTGAGTACGTTTCAGCAAGGGCGGCCGGATGGAGTCAGCATTGATTTCGTCGCTACGCTGCACGCCGCTGTGCGGGGTGAGAGTTGGCGTGCAATAAAACGTCGCTGTGACAACGAGCAAAAACTGCCATTGATGAAGAAACGGATAGCGGCAGCAAAACAATTGATTTCACACCTAGCAATTCTTGAGTCCATTGGCAGGCACGGCTTTATCCACGGCGACGTCTCCGATGGCAACTTCATGATAGACCTTGCAACTGGTGAGGCCTACCTCATCGACTTTGATGCATTTATCTACACCACTTCCGACACTTTGAAGTTTCCTCGTCTCAGTTTCGAAGCAGGGGGCGTCAAAGGAACCATCGGTTACATGCCGCCCGAATTGGAAGAGAGCACAGCGGGTGAGGCGTTTCCATTCTCCGACCGATATGCCCGCGACATGTTGCTGATAGAGCTACTTGGTTTTCAGTTGGGTGACCCAATTGATGCTTCTCCAAAATTTTGGGAAGAGCCAGGGCTTACACAGCAGAAGCTCCAAAAAAACTGTCGCGAATTGAGTCTCACCCACCTGTTACGCCCCGATGTATTTGAGCTTCCTGAAAAACACCGACCGTGCAGTCGTGAATTGGCAGTCAAAGCTCAATGCCAGATGCCCGATTGCAAAATCCAACTCGCTCCGTTCACCGTCAAGGTGCCAGAGAGTTCAAAGCCCGTGGTGCTTCGTGAAAGAAAAGCCAAATGAATCAAGACCCACTCAATGCATGCCCGGTCGAGCCAGTGACGCGTCGTGAGCGAACTGCAACTACCTCTAGCAGCTCTCAAACAAAACATCGGGACACACCTACTGCTGCAAAATATCCAACGAAGAAGAAACGAGATAAGCGGAAGCGAAATAGCTCTGCCGCTGCAGCTCGCATACGACGAAGAAAAACCTCAGCAACCAAGGCAACTCTAAACACGGCCACGCCTTCACCGCTGCCATTGGCCCCAGTTGAAGAACTGAGTATCCGCAAAGCCGTGTGGAAGAAGTTTCGTGATGATAAAGAACTCGACACGCTTCTATCGAATCTCTTTTGCATAGTGGTGCTGGCGTTACTTGCTTGGCTACACGATGCCTTCTGGATTATTCCTGCCATCATTTGGCTCGCGTTTTTTGTGATAGCCGTCCCTGCCTGGTTCTTGATTCATACCATCGAAGAATTCTTCAAAAGGCGAAAGGTCTCACGTCATGCGAAATAGAAACGACAGCGTCAAACAACGTGACATCTTCAACAACCCGATAGTCACCTTCTTTTTAAATTGCTTCGTGCTCACCGCCACAACGAACGCTGTTTTGGAGAAAGGCCTTTTCGCTGGTCTGTTGATTCACTGTGCCTTCATCGTCTGCTGGAGAGTTTGCGTGCAGGTGACACGAGATTGGACGGCTGGGCGAAAGGGGGCTGAACGTGGGAAGTGAACTTCGCCAACACCAGACGCAATTCAGCAAGCCCTTTGCCCATTCTTACTGGCAGGTCTCGGCCATGAATGGAGTTTCAAATGACCACAAAATCAGACTCTTCCCGTACCTCATCAAGCCGCCAAACGGCCTCAGTAAGTAACTCAATGAATCAAGACCCACTCAATGCATGCCCCGTCGAGCCAGTGACTCGTCGTGAAGGAACTGCAACTACGTCTAGCACTCTTGAAACTAAACGCCGGGACACACCTACTGCAAAACAAACAACGAAGAAGCGGAAGCGAAGTAACTCAGCGACCAAGTCAACTCTAAACACGGTCCCGACTTCGCCGCTGCCATTGGCCCCTGTTAAAGAACTGAGTATTTGCAAAGTTGCGTGGAACAAAATGGAAAATAGTGAAACTTCTCCCACATTTGAAACATGGCTCTTTGTCATACACGCTTCGATACAGGCAATGGTGTTGCCACGTGCTTGGCCATTCGAAAACATCTGGGTTCTTATCGGCACCGTCTTACTCGTGATGTTATTGACATGCATGCCTGTCTATTACGTTCTTCGTGTCGTGGAAGAGTACGTCGCAAGGAGACGTAGGCGACGACAAAACTAATCGATTTGGACTACAGAATCAAAACACAGCCTAGGCCATGATTGGAGTTTGAGAATGAGCAGTGAGCTGACCAGCAATGACCTCGACCTGATGAACGTATCGGTCACCTGCGTGACGCAATTTACGTCGTCATTTGCCAAAAGGTATTGGCAGGTTTCGAGTATCGCCGCCAAAAGGCGACTTGAAAAGCTCGAACGCAAAGGGCTTCTCAGGAGTCGCAGTGTGTTGGCCGCCACTCCGCCACCCATCCACGGGCCACTGTGCGTGTTCAAGCCTGAGCAAGAGATTCCGCATACTGCTGGCCGGGTCAGTTACCAAGCCCGTCAAAGATGGAAGTCTATACCCGTTGTGGTCAATCGCGTGTACTTCGCAACCGATTTAGGACGCGGGCTCCTGGGCAGACCCCCAATAAAGCCCCCCCGAGATATCCAGGCCACACATGATTTAGGCCTATCGGATGTCTACCTTGCTTACAGACAACGATGGCCAAAACTCACCGCCAGGTGTTGGCTCAATGAATCGGAATACGCCCATCACCGCGGACACTGCGTCAAAGTCGAGGACGCCATGCTCTGCCGCAACCACCAAGTTTTACTAATGGTCGACTACGCCGGAGCATATAGACCAGATAGGGTAAAAGACCTGATGTGTCACGCACAAGAACACAATGTCCCCATAGCAATTTATTAGCCCAATGATTACCAATACCCACCTTCCAGAGCCAGATTTGGCTCACGAACGCACCAACAAGATGATTCGATTCCTCCTCCGGAATCATGTCGGTACAAATTCTTCCATGCTCCGGATACTGTTTCCGGGCATGAACCCGGCGACTGTCCAGAAACTCATTCTCCGAGCTATTCGACGGGGCTTACTGAAACGATGGCCATTGCATTCGAGTAGAACCTATTTGCGACTTGGCCAAGCAGCGATTGCACGTTGGCAGTACCCGAAAAAGTACTCCCGAAGACTCGGTCCGCAAATACTGCCGTACCATCTGGGTTGCTTATCGCTCACCACGCTCAAAAAAGAGACCCCTAAAAGGCTGCTGCCTTCTGAACTAGAGGCATACTTTCCAGGCTTTCCCCAGACCAACGAATTGCAGCAATGGGCCTACTATCTCGACAGCTCAACAGGCGTAGACCGCCTTGCCACTATACGCGTCGAATATCGCGTTGGTGGATTCGCAGTCATTAATAGAGTTGCTGAGCAATTCCATAGTTATCGCCAGCATGACTGCATCAATGAGCTGCTCGATAGCGGCCGCTTCATCTTGCACGTCGTCACAGCCACGCCTCAACAAGAAGAATCTCTCTGGGATGCTGCTGAGCATCTCGCTTTTCCCGCCCCGCTGGAAACGTCTCATGACACCAGCCTGACCATGTTTCTCTAAGGAGATACGATGAGCAAACTAGACCTCTACCGCACCCCCGCCAACGACAATCCAACTCAACCGGAGAAGTTGCCAAAGGAACCGCTGGACTTCCAGTTTCCCATCACAACCAAGCCGGGTGCTCCTTTTACACTTCGCAGTTTTCTATTCCGCTTAGCACTCGTTTCATTGTTTGGATTCGTCGCACCACTCTCTCTACTCTACGACGCTTACCTTGTTGGCCTCGTTTCTTTGTGTCTACTAATTAGCTACGTCCACCGCACCTACAAACGCGTGGGCACCAAAGTAGCGGGCAAACTTTTTACGGCCTACTTGATTGCCCATTTTTCATGCTTCCTCTCCTTCAACGGGTTTGGAGGCTTCGTAACGCTCATGTTTTTCGGCACCGTTGCCTACACACTGCACGTTGCTAGAAAATTTCGCTTGCATTGGAATCAGCGAGCTGCCTGCGGAATGCTACCCAGAACTGATATCAAAGAGTTTCTTCAATCTGGCAAACTACCTGCCGGTGTGAAATCCAAACCAACGCTCCCGGCGTTTGCCGCAGCGTTACGAAGCTGGATTACCTACGACCCGTTTAACAGCCAAGCAGCAGGGGTGTTCAAATGCTCAATGGGCGAAGCACAGAACCGAGTCGCAGCGTCTCTTTCGCTAGCCGTGCTTTGGGCCGGAGTGTTAGTAACCCCTCAAGCTCTGTCTTGGATAAGGCTACTTGGCAACCCGGTTATCTTTTGGCCGCTTGCTCTCGTTACCATTCCCTTCGCACTTCCCTTGCTGTCGATGTTCTTATCGGCCGGAGCAAGTCTCGGCAAAGCACATGGGATTATCGAGCACCAATTCGATCCCAAGAATTGGACGCCGTTCATTCGCGATTTGCAAACCTCCAAGAACAGCGTTGTCCGCAACAGTATCTTTCTCGGCCGCGTACATGGAGACGGCTCGCCAATTCTCTATCCGGCAGAACGCCTGATGCGAGGTGGGTGGATTCAAGGCTCGCCAGGCTCAGGCAAGACACTCTCCTTGATGCAGACGCAAGAGCAACTCATTGAGCTTGGTTATTCGGTCGTCGTGCTCGATTTAAAAGCTTCTAGCTTCGAGTTGATGTATTCAGCACACGCCGCCGCTCAGAGAGTGCGTCAGCAACAGGGTCGAAACGTTCCCATCTATCCGTTCACGTCCGTTTGCGGCAAAGCCAGCTACTTGTTGGACATCTACTCGCAGAAGTTTTGGTCGGCACGTTCTCCCGAAGAGAAAGCTAGTATCATGCTCGGTTTCTTTGGCCTCAATGGAGCACAGGTCTACGGGGAGTCCTGGTATCGCGATGCGGCTTGGACGGTGAAACAGCATTTGACTTCCAAATACCAAAATCTCAAGAGCTTTCATGAGGCGGCTCAGCGGCTTGGCGAAGAGTTGGAATACGCCAAGCCTTGGGAGCTTTCTCGTCAAGTCAAGCAGGATGGTGAGCATCCACGATTGATTCTCAATCGCCTCGGCATGCTCGATGCTCTCAATGCTCGGTCAGGTTACTCTCAAAAAATTCTCGATAGAGCCATTAACCTCGTACAGCTATTCCAAACTCCAAGCGTTCTGTATTGCGGCCTGCCATCGATTACTGACCCCGTGGGAAATCCTGAAGTCGGTCGGGTGATTCTTTCATCGCTGCTTGCGACTGCCACGCATACGCAGCATCGCCCTGTGAGAGTCGTGGTCCTGATCGACGAGTTCCAACGCATGGTTTCTCGCTCACTTGACATAATCCTCCAGCAGGCCCGGTCTAGAGGTGTCGGTGTCATTCTTACCAACCAGAGTTCTGCGGACCTACGGGCTGTTGACCAAAACATGCCGGACACCATAGCAGGGAATACAGCCTTCCAGGCGTGGATTAAGGCAACCGACAATATTGGCGTAGACCAGGTTCGCAACTTCGGTGGCCAGTACATCGAGCACCTCTATTCGACAACTGTTTCATCATCCCAGAACGGACCGCAAACGAGTCGCACTACTAGCGAACATGTTCTCGACCGCGTCTCGACAGGTCTGATTGACCGGGTGAATGCTTCTCATGACCAATACTTTTTAAGAATCTCCGACGATGGCGGATACGCCGCTTACGGCAGTCAGCTCTTCATCGCGCAGTCGGGCTACCACACGGCCACCGAGCAAGAATACAACGACCGCATGACGCGTCCGTGGCCTGATGCCGTGCCAGGCATGCTGGTAAACGGTGAACATCGTCCGTCGAAAGGACCGACCAACAAAGACCTGGTAGGACGCGACAGGCCTAATCCCACGTCATCGCGGAAGCGAAAGACGACCCCCTTAAATCCACCCAGATAAGTTCCCGCATCCATCCCCACCCCTGGAGAACATGACTACCGCTCCCGTCGCAGAGATGAGTGCGACACCGAGTCAGTTGCTTGTAGCGACTTCGACTCAAAGGTTTTTTTGATTTTGATGAAGCGACCTTTCGCTGAGGGCCACTGTGGTCTTGAACGAGGGGGAAGCAGAATCCGCCATGCTGGCGGATTCTGTTTACAACCTTTCGTAGCCCGTTCCCCTGAAAGGCTACGAAGCATAGGAGTTAGTGTTATGGAACAAAAAACGCTAACACGTCGCGACATCGACGTCAATAAAATCGTGTTACCTGAGCATGATTGTAGTGAATCGTCATTTGGAATGTACAAGGTTTGGCAACCTAACCAGGAAGCCTTCTTTCGTGCATTCACGGAAAAAATGAGGGCTCCGAAAGGATTGCGATGCATTACCCATCACTTGAGGTTCGCTGAGGACTTCAACCTTGCCGCATTTGTCGTGGCCAAAGACATGGACGACGTCTTTGGTTGCCTGAATGTGAATGAGGATAGTGATGAGAGGGCCAAGCGGGTCATTTGGCTTCGGCCAGATGCCTCACCCGGCTCCACTGGTGATGTATTCGTCTCACCGGAAGGAGATGCACAGTTCGTGACCGTTGTTGGTTTTCGTCCTGTCGAAGATGACCTGTTCAGCGATGAACATTTCACCGATGCACTAATCAGTTAGGTAACCACACCCCGTTCCGGGCCTCATCCGAGGCCCGGAACACTTTTCATCACATTGATTATTTGAAAAGGGAGATTGCAATGCCCAAACCGCCAGTTCACGAAGTCCGCTTTGGAATGATCAAAGCATCCATTTGGCACAATCAGACGAAGAACGGAGAGCGATTCAACATCACCGTCAGTCGTATCTATAAGAACGGCGACCGTTGGGTCGAGTCTTCCCACTTTGGCCGCGATGATCTGCTGCTCGTGTCGAAGGCATCAGATTTGGCGCACACCTGGATTTGTGAGCAACAACACTCGGAAAAAGGAAGGACCCATGAATAAGGAGAACTTAGTCCCACCCAAGCAGAGTGTCCAACTCATTGCTGCTGAAGAGCTTGCAGAAATGCTCGACGTCTCCACACGAACTGTCTGGCGATTGCTGAGCACGGGCCAGCTGGTGCAGCCCTTGAGAATCGGCGGTAGTGTCCGCTGGAGGATCGACGAGGTGCAAGAATGGATCAATAATGGATGTCCGGTAGTCACCAAGTAAGAAAGGTTTTTCAATGGCTAGCATTTATAAGAAGAAACGCGACAAGGGAAAGAAGAATGCCTCTTGGTACGTAAATTACACGGACCATCTTGGAAAGAGGCGGACTGTAAAAGGATTCACTGACCGACGGGCAACCGAGCAGATGGCTGCCAAGGTGGAGCATGATGTCATGCTCCGCAAACGCGGTCTGATTGACCCGGAGAAAGAGCGTAGGCTTCAAGTTCAGGCGAGCAGTCTTGAGAAGCATATCCAGGACTTCGAGAAGAGTCTCAGTGACAATACGCCTAAGCACGTGAAACTGACCATTTCGCGGATACGCTGCGTGGTCGATGGATGTAAGTTTGAGACTGTCGCGGACCTTGAACCGGATGCGGTAGTAGTTTTTTTGCGAGACTACTGCAAGAGCAAGAATCTTGGTCGAAAGACGTACAATCACTACGTGCAGGCCATCGACAGCTTTTGCAATTGGATGCTACTCACGAAGCGGATTGGGAGCAATCCACTTTTAGGACTGGAACGTCTAAATGCAGAAGTGGACGTACGCAAGAAGCGGCGAGCGCTCACCGCCGATGAGATAGCTTTGCTGGTAGAGTCTGCCCGCCAAAGTGGCATTGAGATTCAATGCTACGACGGGGAAACCCGAGCACGAATTTACCTTCTCGCGTACTTCACCGGACTTCGTCGGCAAGAATTGGCAAGTCTGAGCCGTGAAAACTTCAATCTCGATACCGATCAGCCAACACTTAAAGTCGAAGCTGCCTGCTCGAAGCATCGACGCGAAGACGTACTCCCATTACATCCCGACCTAGTCAATATGCTTCGCGAATGGCTCCAGGAATATGACGAGAACGATCCACTGTTCCCGCACTTGGCTAAACGCCGTACCTGGAAGATGGTCAAGCTCGACCTGGAGAGGGTAGGGATTCCCTACAACACGGCTGAAGGAGTTGCTGACTTTCATGCTGCTGGTCGTCATACCTACATCACCGAGTTACTTCGCAACGGGGTCTCGTTGGTTGAGGCCCGCGAGCTGGCCCGGCACAGTGATGTTCGGATGACGATGAAGTACACCCACATCGGCCTGGGCGATCAGGCAGAGGCACTGAAGAAACTCAAAGGGGTCACGGTCGAGCAGTCGGAAGCCGGGGACTCTGGCGACCCGCAAAATGGGTCGACAGAAAAGTGTCCACGTTCTGGCCACGCGCCAGTGGACTCTGCCTGTCAAAATGTGGCAACTGGTGGCAATGGGAAGTGTTCGCCACTAAACGACGAAACCCCTGCCGCTGACAGGGGTTATCATCAAAATTCGTCGTCTGACAACAGTTGTCAAAAGTGGAGGCGGCGGGAATTGAACCCGCGTCCCGACATAGCTCCACGCAAGCTTCTACGTGTGTAGCCGACTGATTTAATTTCACTTGCGGGTCACCCAGTCGACCAGGTTACCTGCTTGCTAGCCAAGAACTTTTTTAACTGCGAACGTACCCGGCAGTGACTCGCAGCGGTTCGGATTTGGTGACGGACGTCCGGGCCAATCCGACTTCAGCCCTTAGTCCGGGCGCCTTTATTTAGGCAGCCAAAGCGTAATTGCCATTGGCAATTGACATTGTGATCAGCTTTTTACGTGGCCCACTGATCAACCACGACACGCGACTTACGCTTCATCTACCCGGTCGAACCCAGTTCGCCCCCGTGCGGTAAAGACGCAAGAACCTATTATACGTCGGCAGACGCTGGGAGGAAAGTGAGGGGAATTGGGGGAGAAGTGGTCAGTTGTCAGTGGTGAGTGGGAGGTGGGAAAGGAAAGATGAATTGAAGATAGCCACGAAAAGCACGAGAAGGCACGAAAACCTATCGCCAAGACTTTATCCCCTTTTGTGATTCTTTGTGTTTCTTGTGGCCATTACTTGCAACTCTTGTGTCTTTCACATTCGGCGAATAATGGTGTGAAACGCAGAGTGCGCTGAGGCGCAGAGGATGGAGTGCCTGCCTATTCTCTGCGACTCTCCGCGCCTCTGGGTTCTCTGAGCTTAACTTTCCTCTGAAACAGTTGTGTTGAATCCCACCTTAGCAAATGGGGTGGCACAATTACTACAAGAAAATGGGGAGAAGTTGCGAGTAGTGAGTTGCGAGAAGAGAGAGGGGACGGGGTTTGTAGCCCGCGAACAGGCCGTGCGCACTCTGTTGAATAATACTGGCGGCATGTTGAAGAGAAGTATTAGCCACGGATGGTCACGGAAATGCACGGATGGGGCCGGGGGTTTTCTCATCCGTGTTTCATCCGTGGAAATCAGTGGCCAAATATTTGAGCGAGGTGGGGGATATTACCATCACTTGGCGGACTGATGGTGCGGGCTTTCGGCGTAGTGCCGCTGCAGATAGTCGGCGCCGAAATTGTTGTCCGGGGAATGCCACACCAAGTGAGCGTGATTGGCGTTGTTCTGGGTGTTGTCATATTCAATGACTAGGGTCGGACCGTGAATGCGAAAATAATGGCCCTTTCCCACTTCCACGCTTCCCGCCCAGGCGAAGTGCAACTTGTCGAAACCGGCGTCCTCCAGTTCATCCAGCGCACGCTCTCTTAATTCTGCGTTGAAGTTGCCGATAATTTCATCGAGAAGGTTTCGCAGCAGCGCTTGCTGGGCGTCGGTCATTTCCTCGGCGCTGAGTCCTTCGGGCTCGCCGAAGTTAATTTCAACGCCGGGCAGCGCAATCACATCCCCTGGAGCCGTTTCGGCGATCATCGCCGTCTTGAGTTGTGCAGGGGTACAACTGGTGATCAGGTCACGGGCCAAATCTTCTTCGGTGCCCAGCACACGCAGCCCCGCGCGGGGTCCGTCGCGCAGCTCTGCCGGGTTCGTGCCAAAGAAGGCGGGAGTGACCGAGACGACTTGCCCCGTGACCGAGGAAAAGTTGAGCGACAAATGGTGCCCTTCAATGCGCCAGCCCCACGGCTCGTCGGAACTCGGATCACCAAACAAAGCGAACCAATAGCGCTCGGGATCGCGAACATTTTGAGCATTGGGACGACTGGCTTCCAACCGACGCAAATCTTCGTCCAAAGACATGATCGCGAGTGCTTTGAAATAACCCTGGCTACTGAGCGCGATTCGCAACAAGTTGTGTGCCGCCCGCCGCTGCTCCAGATTCATGTCGTGCCAATTCACTCCTAGCCGATCCTTGGGAACAAAATGCCAATCGGTCCGCACGGGTCCCGCAAACTCAAAGCTCGCTTGCCTGGTCAACTCGGGCCCTAAGGTAGAGCGCCACGCCAATACGGCCTGGCGCATGGCATCGCTATCGACCACAACCACGGGCTCATGGGCCTCATGGGCATCAGCAACGATGGCAACAAAGCAGGTCGCTAGAAAAACACAACTGATCATGATGAGGGTTTTCAAGGCAGGACTCCAGACAGAATGAGTTGAGAAAGGATGGGGGGGAATGGTGGTTGGTGGATGCTGGATGGTGAGGCGGATCATGCGCGCGGAGGTTGGGCCAGGGATGCTTCGCCTTTTTGAAAATTTGTGCGCGTTCGTTTTTTTATTATTTAATTACCTCCTTCGCCGCCGGTTCGAATCGCTTCAACTCGTTGGTGGGACAAGATTTACGAAGCTGTCGACGTCTTCTTTCCGGGGGAGTTTTGTAAAGCAATATTCTTCGCATGGGCTCTCTATCGTACTCCGCTGCAGTCGGATTGGGGACAGGGAATTCACGGAACGGATGTGCTTGCAGCCATCAATCGAAATCTAAGCGCTTGACTCCCGGCTCGCAGTTTACCTAACCGGGTGGCCCAATTTCTATAGGAAAGTTAGGAGAAGTTAGGAGAAGTTTTGAGTTTCGAGGCGCGAGATGTGAGAAGAGGGACGGGGTT contains:
- a CDS encoding VWA domain-containing protein, giving the protein MTQTNNRQLVVSGSSQQLVTKAGSSHISRNPNYDEPELDYGGGGQPLVLKGRRPKPLPKGPRRKCVGHRSAAEGRKQLVIFAVDDSASMKRFEKCLAALEAMVETLYQMVLKGNGVSVFDVAIFKYGDKVFAVQENLLVPVDEVDEDTFVFQGNSGGTKIKLAMGFVEDLLVTYDQDVLAHNEDPERVPPPLVVLISDGYNGDGNPRPVAARIKEMPLSIGVSPIIATVGIEYGGGEPHVELMTDIASKDERGKPLYFDIQNAGELADVLATLGSSAATSATTLYQATKNQEKGANQ
- a CDS encoding protein phosphatase 2C domain-containing protein gives rise to the protein MIAPPKPADRLSRLLKHYALQFGERLARAGSLYESHGHIECNEFGISTASEAGGRRNNQDASLIWIPQQPSPVRWAAAISDGVRTSIQSEHGSQLACYAALTVLLQSYQQEKEPNAQPIEQCLKYFSKLGTKVGEYADHLRPEMLSKGNWKRVLRDGRFAQTTLMVAWEDDRGLTIEGIGDGGYILNIDGPSLSYLPSSDGPVNCLSPSGVCLRRDFRIEVQHWESLALFTDGVTPAVSMEGLIVPTNAAKEENLASSTLDNYLSVYPHLIDDNVTLLTAARRHQQ
- a CDS encoding phosphotransferase, whose protein sequence is MSYPVITPGEARVLANKTWTLGDREFRFGERPMLGSEAFVYPLYDSDEQLVAFVRFSLRVLTPERLQRTQWLIGQRLDEKTPVFKAAPYSWLSTFQQGRPDGVSIDFVATLHAAVRGESWRAIKRRCDNEQKLPLMKKRIAAAKQLISHLAILESIGRHGFIHGDVSDGNFMIDLATGEAYLIDFDAFIYTTSDTLKFPRLSFEAGGVKGTIGYMPPELEESTAGEAFPFSDRYARDMLLIELLGFQLGDPIDASPKFWEEPGLTQQKLQKNCRELSLTHLLRPDVFELPEKHRPCSRELAVKAQCQMPDCKIQLAPFTVKVPESSKPVVLRERKAK
- a CDS encoding TraM recognition domain-containing protein; its protein translation is MSKLDLYRTPANDNPTQPEKLPKEPLDFQFPITTKPGAPFTLRSFLFRLALVSLFGFVAPLSLLYDAYLVGLVSLCLLISYVHRTYKRVGTKVAGKLFTAYLIAHFSCFLSFNGFGGFVTLMFFGTVAYTLHVARKFRLHWNQRAACGMLPRTDIKEFLQSGKLPAGVKSKPTLPAFAAALRSWITYDPFNSQAAGVFKCSMGEAQNRVAASLSLAVLWAGVLVTPQALSWIRLLGNPVIFWPLALVTIPFALPLLSMFLSAGASLGKAHGIIEHQFDPKNWTPFIRDLQTSKNSVVRNSIFLGRVHGDGSPILYPAERLMRGGWIQGSPGSGKTLSLMQTQEQLIELGYSVVVLDLKASSFELMYSAHAAAQRVRQQQGRNVPIYPFTSVCGKASYLLDIYSQKFWSARSPEEKASIMLGFFGLNGAQVYGESWYRDAAWTVKQHLTSKYQNLKSFHEAAQRLGEELEYAKPWELSRQVKQDGEHPRLILNRLGMLDALNARSGYSQKILDRAINLVQLFQTPSVLYCGLPSITDPVGNPEVGRVILSSLLATATHTQHRPVRVVVLIDEFQRMVSRSLDIILQQARSRGVGVILTNQSSADLRAVDQNMPDTIAGNTAFQAWIKATDNIGVDQVRNFGGQYIEHLYSTTVSSSQNGPQTSRTTSEHVLDRVSTGLIDRVNASHDQYFLRISDDGGYAAYGSQLFIAQSGYHTATEQEYNDRMTRPWPDAVPGMLVNGEHRPSKGPTNKDLVGRDRPNPTSSRKRKTTPLNPPR
- a CDS encoding helix-turn-helix transcriptional regulator produces the protein MNKENLVPPKQSVQLIAAEELAEMLDVSTRTVWRLLSTGQLVQPLRIGGSVRWRIDEVQEWINNGCPVVTK
- a CDS encoding DUF3500 domain-containing protein, giving the protein MKTLIMISCVFLATCFVAIVADAHEAHEPVVVVDSDAMRQAVLAWRSTLGPELTRQASFEFAGPVRTDWHFVPKDRLGVNWHDMNLEQRRAAHNLLRIALSSQGYFKALAIMSLDEDLRRLEASRPNAQNVRDPERYWFALFGDPSSDEPWGWRIEGHHLSLNFSSVTGQVVSVTPAFFGTNPAELRDGPRAGLRVLGTEEDLARDLITSCTPAQLKTAMIAETAPGDVIALPGVEINFGEPEGLSAEEMTDAQQALLRNLLDEIIGNFNAELRERALDELEDAGFDKLHFAWAGSVEVGKGHYFRIHGPTLVIEYDNTQNNANHAHLVWHSPDNNFGADYLQRHYAESPHHQSAK